A genomic stretch from Acidobacteriota bacterium includes:
- the priA gene encoding primosomal protein N': MPPSDDPLSAHSGAPASFAEVAVMAPVPSALTYSVPQDARGWLRPGMRVKVPLGRRNLRGVVLRLPEKGPAGVRLRDIAQVLDREPVLTTELLDLATFIAGYYLEPIGEVVRSMVVGDLPPWGNRRVWLTDGGALSAPKDDDERRVIEALREVGRIAFSELRARAPVSNLAALLERLRDQGRVGLEERRAAGSTRYVSAVELPPGDLAEQLAAAGASKPGQAVIEHLATIGRPATVEEVTTAVGCRAGVVRRLVKLGILRKFTQVDRMDLERHFLEGASERPTIVLRPDQRQAADALVAAVESRTYSPFLLAGMTGSGKTEVYLRAADAVLEQGRSVLLLVPEIALVPALGQTVRERYGERLAILHSNLGSSERHQEWERIRDGRARVVLGPRSALFAPLAGLGLVVIDEEQDPAYKQDSVPRYHGRDLALVRARRAGAAAVLASATPSMESRYNAEVGKARRVELTARAGQGTLPRGILVDLRKEARNGPGSRRKPGEIVFSDRLLAELEASFTAGEQVVLLRNRRGYSPMLLCRACGEDLRCEQCGLPRTFHRREGSLQCHYCGGRQRAPERCPECDEEALEPIGAGTERVEEDFKRIFPDQPVGVLDRDSARRPGGAAAVLERFARGEARVLIGTQMISKGHHFPNVGLAVVLSADTYLSFPDFRAVEKTYNLLVQLAGRAGRGERPGRVVIQTFHPEHYAIRAALEHDDAAFAREEMRFRREFHYPPFTRMIQVLSKDRDRGRAEGALRRIAERVIADSRSRTFRMTGPAPAPLERLKDRWRFQLLLRGANGRLLREVLKTALEDAPAVDLAVDVDPLHLL, encoded by the coding sequence ATGCCCCCCTCCGACGATCCCTTGAGCGCCCACTCCGGCGCTCCCGCCTCTTTTGCCGAGGTCGCGGTGATGGCACCGGTGCCTTCAGCGCTGACCTATTCCGTGCCGCAAGACGCCCGGGGCTGGCTGCGCCCGGGCATGCGGGTGAAGGTGCCCCTCGGCCGACGGAACTTGCGGGGCGTAGTGCTCCGCCTGCCGGAGAAGGGTCCGGCCGGGGTGCGCCTGCGGGACATCGCACAGGTGCTCGATCGCGAACCGGTGCTGACCACCGAATTGCTCGATCTCGCCACGTTCATCGCCGGCTACTATCTGGAGCCGATCGGCGAGGTGGTGCGGTCGATGGTGGTGGGGGACCTGCCGCCGTGGGGCAACCGCCGGGTGTGGTTGACCGACGGCGGCGCCCTAAGCGCGCCAAAGGACGACGACGAACGGCGGGTGATCGAGGCCCTGCGGGAGGTCGGGAGGATTGCCTTTTCGGAATTGCGCGCCCGGGCCCCGGTTTCGAATCTGGCGGCCCTCCTCGAACGGTTGCGGGATCAAGGCCGAGTGGGCCTGGAGGAGCGCCGGGCCGCCGGCAGCACCCGCTATGTCTCCGCCGTGGAGTTGCCGCCGGGGGATCTCGCCGAACAGCTCGCGGCGGCCGGCGCCTCGAAGCCCGGCCAAGCGGTGATCGAACACCTCGCCACCATCGGTCGCCCGGCAACGGTGGAGGAGGTCACCACCGCCGTCGGCTGCCGCGCCGGAGTGGTGCGGCGGCTGGTCAAGCTCGGCATCCTGCGCAAGTTCACCCAGGTGGACCGCATGGACCTGGAGCGGCATTTCCTAGAAGGCGCCTCGGAGCGGCCGACGATCGTCCTACGACCGGACCAGCGGCAAGCCGCCGACGCCTTGGTGGCGGCGGTGGAGTCGCGGACCTACTCGCCGTTTCTCCTTGCCGGCATGACCGGTTCCGGCAAGACGGAGGTCTACCTACGGGCGGCGGATGCGGTGCTGGAACAGGGCCGGTCGGTGCTGTTGCTGGTGCCGGAGATCGCTCTGGTACCGGCCCTCGGCCAGACGGTGCGCGAGCGCTACGGCGAGCGTCTGGCGATCCTCCACTCGAACCTCGGCTCGTCGGAACGTCACCAGGAGTGGGAGCGCATCCGCGACGGCCGCGCTCGGGTGGTCCTCGGCCCGCGCTCGGCTCTCTTCGCGCCCCTCGCTGGCCTTGGCCTGGTGGTGATCGACGAGGAGCAAGACCCGGCCTACAAGCAGGACTCCGTGCCGCGCTACCACGGCCGCGACCTCGCCCTGGTGCGCGCCCGGCGCGCCGGCGCGGCGGCGGTTCTTGCCTCCGCCACGCCGAGCATGGAAAGTCGCTACAACGCCGAGGTGGGGAAGGCCCGGCGGGTGGAGCTGACCGCCCGGGCGGGGCAAGGTACTCTGCCGCGGGGCATCCTGGTGGACCTGCGCAAGGAGGCGAGGAACGGTCCCGGTTCGCGCCGCAAACCCGGCGAGATCGTCTTTTCGGACCGCCTGTTGGCGGAATTGGAGGCGTCCTTCACCGCCGGCGAACAGGTGGTGCTGCTGCGCAATCGCCGGGGCTACTCGCCGATGCTGCTGTGCCGCGCCTGCGGCGAGGACCTGCGCTGCGAACAGTGCGGCTTGCCGCGCACCTTCCACCGCCGCGAAGGATCTCTCCAGTGCCACTACTGCGGCGGCCGCCAGCGCGCGCCGGAGCGTTGCCCGGAGTGCGACGAAGAGGCCCTGGAGCCGATCGGCGCCGGCACCGAGCGGGTGGAGGAGGACTTCAAGAGAATCTTCCCGGACCAGCCGGTGGGAGTGCTGGATCGCGACTCTGCCCGGCGGCCGGGAGGCGCGGCGGCGGTGCTGGAGCGCTTCGCCCGCGGCGAGGCTCGGGTGCTGATCGGCACCCAGATGATCTCCAAGGGCCACCATTTCCCGAACGTCGGCCTGGCGGTGGTGCTGTCGGCGGATACTTACCTCAGCTTTCCGGACTTTCGGGCGGTGGAGAAGACCTACAACCTGCTGGTGCAGCTCGCCGGCCGCGCCGGCCGCGGCGAGCGGCCGGGGCGGGTGGTGATCCAGACCTTCCATCCGGAGCACTACGCCATCCGCGCCGCCCTCGAGCACGACGACGCGGCCTTCGCCCGAGAGGAAATGCGTTTCCGGCGGGAGTTCCACTATCCGCCCTTCACCCGCATGATCCAGGTGCTGTCGAAAGACCGCGACCGCGGCCGTGCCGAAGGCGCTCTGCGCCGGATCGCGGAGCGGGTGATCGCCGACTCCCGCTCCCGCACCTTCCGCATGACCGGCCCGGCCCCGGCACCCCTCGAGCGGCTGAAGGATCGCTGGCGCTTCCAGCTCCTGCTGCGGGGCGCGAACGGACGGCTGCTCCGAGAGGTGCTGAAAACCGCGCTGGAAGATGCCCCAGCAGTGGACCTCGCCGTCGATGTAGATCCCCTGCACCTGCTGTAA
- a CDS encoding PP0621 family protein yields the protein MLLRFLFLALLLYLVWRGLRSLALDTSQRHRMPRDGASPGPFTEVSDQLVACNRCGVRIPAGRMVRQGGRVYCSQDCGAGSTGH from the coding sequence ATGCTGCTCCGATTCCTCTTTCTCGCATTGCTGCTCTACCTGGTGTGGCGCGGGCTGCGCAGTTTGGCCCTGGACACCTCCCAGCGTCACCGCATGCCGCGCGACGGCGCATCGCCGGGCCCCTTCACGGAGGTCAGCGACCAGCTCGTCGCCTGCAACCGGTGCGGCGTGCGAATTCCCGCCGGCCGGATGGTGCGCCAGGGGGGGCGGGTCTACTGCTCTCAGGACTGCGGCGCCGGCTCCACCGGGCATTGA
- a CDS encoding tetratricopeptide repeat protein — protein sequence MNIFHRESALSLLAGVLIGFVAAYFLFESIAERQPARIPMEAAVSAQAGGQAGGAPDGQPVEGPFMAQVRRLEERLRANPDDADAVHELSNLYFDAQAWDFAEQGYVRYLQLRPDDPDVLTELGVTLYNQGRFEESLARFDRAQELSPDHWESLFNRTVVLAFGMARWDDAEEMMDRLRTLRPDSPEVERLATGIEERKTAS from the coding sequence GTGAACATTTTCCATCGCGAGAGCGCCCTCTCCCTGCTCGCCGGCGTTCTGATCGGTTTCGTCGCCGCCTATTTCCTCTTCGAGTCCATCGCCGAGCGCCAGCCGGCGCGCATTCCGATGGAGGCCGCGGTGTCGGCCCAGGCGGGTGGGCAGGCCGGAGGCGCCCCCGACGGCCAACCGGTGGAGGGTCCCTTCATGGCGCAGGTTCGCCGCCTCGAAGAGCGCCTGCGTGCCAACCCCGACGACGCCGACGCGGTGCACGAACTCTCCAACCTCTACTTCGACGCCCAGGCCTGGGACTTCGCCGAGCAGGGCTATGTCCGCTACCTGCAGCTGCGGCCGGACGATCCGGACGTGCTGACGGAGTTGGGGGTCACCCTTTATAACCAGGGGCGCTTCGAGGAGTCCCTGGCGCGCTTCGATCGCGCCCAGGAGCTATCGCCGGATCACTGGGAGTCGCTCTTCAACCGCACCGTGGTGCTGGCCTTCGGCATGGCTCGCTGGGACGACGCCGAGGAGATGATGGATCGGCTCCGCACCCTGCGCCCGGACAGCCCGGAAGTCGAGCGGCTGGCCACGGGCATCGAAGAACGCAAAACGGCGAGCTGA
- a CDS encoding CarD family transcriptional regulator: MEFKPGQKVVYPNHGVGVVEKIEPSVIDGQEQTYYFLRLLSNNSKVMVPEENLELVGLRPLCSVEEIDKLLGILEDGDIDTYKDWKGRYKQNLDKMKTGHLTEVAEVLKNLRLVSQRKSLSFREKKMFERAKYFIVSEVAHVRDIAERRAEEQVEDALTTSLEKRERAEAKAEAKKAS, encoded by the coding sequence GTGGAATTCAAGCCCGGACAGAAAGTGGTCTACCCGAATCACGGCGTGGGGGTGGTGGAGAAGATCGAGCCCAGCGTCATCGACGGGCAGGAACAGACCTACTACTTCCTGCGTCTCCTTTCCAATAACTCGAAGGTGATGGTGCCGGAGGAGAATCTGGAGCTGGTGGGGCTGCGGCCCCTGTGCTCCGTCGAGGAGATCGACAAGCTCCTGGGGATTCTCGAGGACGGCGATATCGACACCTACAAGGACTGGAAGGGGCGGTACAAGCAGAACCTGGACAAAATGAAGACCGGCCATCTCACGGAGGTGGCAGAGGTGCTCAAAAACCTGCGCCTGGTGAGCCAGCGCAAAAGCCTGTCCTTTCGCGAGAAGAAGATGTTCGAGCGGGCCAAGTACTTCATCGTCAGCGAGGTCGCCCACGTGCGCGACATCGCCGAGCGCCGGGCCGAGGAGCAGGTCGAAGACGCGTTGACCACCAGCCTGGAGAAGCGCGAACGGGCCGAAGCCAAGGCCGAAGCCAAAAAGGCGAGCTGA
- a CDS encoding DUF1772 domain-containing protein, translating to MDIFHIALTLATFLCSLVAGFLFAFAVVVMPGTGELNDREFLAAFQSMDRVIQNSQPVFMLVWVGSVVALVASGVAGFRRLIGPELVLLLAALVAYLVGVQLPTLAVNVPLNNQLQTLNLSILDEPALVDARNDFEPRWNRWNIVRTVFASLTAVMLILLVLHLR from the coding sequence ATGGACATCTTTCACATCGCTCTAACCCTAGCCACGTTTCTGTGCTCTTTGGTGGCGGGATTCCTTTTCGCCTTTGCGGTGGTCGTCATGCCGGGGACCGGCGAGCTGAACGACCGCGAGTTCTTGGCTGCCTTCCAGTCGATGGATCGGGTGATTCAGAACAGCCAGCCGGTCTTCATGCTGGTCTGGGTGGGCTCCGTCGTCGCTCTCGTGGCGTCCGGCGTCGCCGGCTTTCGACGGCTGATCGGACCTGAACTGGTCCTTCTCCTGGCCGCGCTGGTCGCCTATCTCGTCGGCGTGCAGCTCCCGACTCTGGCGGTGAATGTGCCCTTGAACAACCAGTTGCAGACCTTGAACCTTTCCATCCTCGACGAGCCGGCCCTGGTGGACGCCAGAAACGACTTCGAACCACGCTGGAATCGGTGGAACATCGTCCGGACCGTCTTCGCCTCCTTGACCGCGGTGATGCTGATTCTTCTGGTGCTGCACCTCCGATGA
- a CDS encoding O-acetylhomoserine aminocarboxypropyltransferase/cysteine synthase, with product MSDSNPPADPKAGYRFETLQVHAGQEPAPGTNSRAVPIYQTTSYTFDDSAHGARLFALEEFGNIYTRIMNPTTDVFEQRIAALEGGVAALATASGQAAQFLAVTNIAQQGDNIVSSSSLYGGTYNQFKVTLPRLGIDVRFVEKHDDPEEFERLADDNTKAFFVETIGNPGFDVPDFEALAEAAHRRGIPLIVDNTFGAGGYLCRPLEHGADIVVASATKWIGGHGTSIGGLIVDSGRFDWGNGNFPFFTEPSPGFHGLSFWDTFGFDGPFGNIAFIIRARVEGLRDFGPALSPFNAYNFVLGLETLSLRVQRHVDNALALAEWLDDHPAVSWVSYPGLPQHPSHELAKCYLKHGFGAVLSFGVRGGAEAGQRFIDNVRLASHLANVGDAKTLVIQPATTTHQQLSVEEQAATGVTPDLVRVSVGIEHIDDIREDFDQAFEAAAGRQVA from the coding sequence ATGAGCGATTCCAACCCTCCCGCCGATCCTAAGGCGGGCTACCGCTTCGAAACGCTGCAGGTTCACGCCGGCCAGGAACCGGCGCCAGGCACCAATTCCCGGGCGGTGCCGATCTACCAGACGACGTCCTACACTTTCGACGACTCGGCCCACGGCGCCCGCCTCTTCGCTCTCGAAGAGTTCGGAAACATCTACACCCGGATCATGAACCCGACGACGGATGTCTTCGAGCAGCGCATCGCCGCCCTCGAAGGCGGTGTGGCGGCGCTGGCGACGGCCAGCGGCCAGGCGGCGCAGTTTTTGGCGGTGACGAACATCGCCCAGCAGGGCGACAACATCGTGTCGTCCAGCTCGCTCTACGGCGGCACGTACAACCAGTTCAAGGTGACCCTCCCCCGGCTAGGGATTGACGTGCGTTTCGTCGAGAAGCACGACGACCCGGAAGAATTCGAGCGCCTGGCCGATGACAACACCAAGGCCTTCTTCGTGGAGACCATCGGTAATCCGGGCTTCGATGTGCCGGACTTCGAGGCCCTGGCCGAGGCCGCCCACCGGCGCGGCATTCCGCTGATTGTCGACAACACCTTCGGCGCCGGAGGCTATCTCTGCCGGCCGCTGGAGCACGGGGCGGACATTGTGGTGGCGTCGGCGACCAAGTGGATCGGCGGCCACGGCACTTCGATCGGCGGCTTGATCGTCGACTCCGGGCGTTTCGACTGGGGGAACGGCAACTTCCCGTTCTTCACCGAGCCCTCGCCGGGCTTCCACGGCCTTTCCTTCTGGGACACCTTCGGCTTCGACGGCCCCTTCGGCAACATCGCCTTCATCATTCGGGCGCGGGTCGAGGGACTGCGGGACTTCGGGCCGGCCTTGTCGCCCTTCAACGCCTACAACTTTGTGCTGGGCCTCGAAACTCTTTCCCTGCGGGTCCAGCGCCATGTCGACAACGCCCTGGCCCTCGCTGAGTGGCTGGACGACCACCCGGCGGTGTCCTGGGTGAGCTATCCGGGGCTGCCGCAGCACCCGAGCCACGAGCTGGCAAAGTGCTACCTGAAACACGGATTCGGTGCGGTGCTGTCCTTTGGAGTGCGGGGCGGCGCCGAGGCCGGGCAGCGGTTCATCGACAACGTCAGGTTGGCGAGCCATCTGGCGAATGTCGGCGACGCCAAGACGTTGGTGATTCAGCCGGCCACCACCACCCATCAGCAACTCTCCGTCGAAGAACAGGCGGCGACCGGAGTGACTCCCGATCTGGTTCGGGTGTCCGTGGGCATCGAGCACATCGACGACATTCGGGAGGATTTCGACCAGGCTTTCGAGGCCGCGGCGGGACGGCAGGTGGCATGA
- the metX gene encoding homoserine O-acetyltransferase, translating to MTGDRGSGPAADLAPFPVSAATQVFDLPRGLELESGERLAPLRVAYRTWGSLDASGSNAVLVCHALTGGADVDTWWPELLGEGRAFDPAQDFVIASNVLGGCYGTTGPASERPDGGPSPAGRWANRWGRDFPDVTIRDMVRLQAELLSHLGVERLALVIGGSMGGMQALEWAAMFPERVAALAPLCVSARHSPWCIGLSRAQRRAIEADPAWRGGVYPPEDPPAEGLAVARMIAQCTYRSWESFERFGRDQRRPGYFEAESYLDYQGNKLVGRFDANSYLTLTRSMDSHDLGRGRGSVAAALAAIQQPALVVSVDSDLLYPPREQEELAAGMPRAELAVLSSLHGHDGFLTEGAVLGERLRRFRARLRDRSAA from the coding sequence ATGACCGGGGACCGCGGGAGCGGTCCCGCGGCAGACCTGGCGCCCTTCCCCGTGTCGGCCGCCACCCAGGTCTTTGATCTGCCGCGGGGTCTCGAGCTGGAGTCCGGCGAGCGGTTGGCGCCGCTACGGGTGGCCTACCGCACTTGGGGAAGCCTCGATGCGAGCGGCTCGAACGCGGTGTTGGTCTGCCACGCGCTGACCGGCGGCGCCGACGTCGACACCTGGTGGCCCGAGTTGCTGGGCGAGGGCCGGGCCTTCGATCCGGCGCAGGACTTTGTGATCGCCAGCAATGTCCTCGGCGGCTGCTACGGCACCACCGGGCCGGCGAGCGAGCGCCCGGACGGCGGTCCTTCGCCGGCCGGGCGCTGGGCCAACCGCTGGGGCCGCGACTTTCCGGACGTCACCATTCGCGACATGGTGCGCCTGCAGGCGGAACTGCTGTCCCATCTGGGAGTCGAGCGCCTCGCCCTGGTGATCGGCGGCTCGATGGGCGGCATGCAGGCGCTGGAGTGGGCGGCGATGTTCCCGGAGCGAGTGGCGGCGCTGGCGCCGCTGTGCGTTTCCGCCCGTCACTCGCCCTGGTGCATCGGTCTGTCGCGAGCCCAGCGCCGGGCGATCGAAGCGGATCCCGCCTGGCGCGGCGGGGTCTATCCACCGGAGGATCCGCCGGCCGAGGGCCTGGCCGTGGCGCGGATGATCGCGCAGTGCACCTACCGGAGCTGGGAGAGTTTCGAGCGCTTCGGCCGCGACCAGCGGCGGCCGGGCTACTTCGAGGCCGAGAGTTACCTGGACTACCAGGGAAACAAGCTGGTTGGGCGCTTCGATGCCAACAGCTACCTCACCCTCACCCGCTCGATGGATTCGCACGACCTGGGACGCGGACGGGGCAGCGTGGCGGCGGCCCTGGCGGCCATTCAGCAGCCGGCGCTGGTGGTCTCCGTGGACAGCGATCTGCTCTATCCGCCGCGCGAGCAGGAAGAGCTGGCGGCGGGCATGCCGCGGGCGGAGCTGGCGGTGCTCTCGTCCCTTCACGGGCACGACGGCTTTCTCACCGAAGGAGCGGTTCTGGGCGAGCGTTTGCGGCGTTTCCGCGCTCGCCTGCGGGACCGGTCGGCGGCATGA
- a CDS encoding aspartate kinase, with product MTGPSPRVLKFGGSSLASTEGRRNALAIIERSYRRGPVAVVVSALGGVTDHLAAAVEMGGRGLDEALRAVHLRALTESLGAAPSDAVAQPLGELFEELKEVLRREPEDLRRRESRDRVLSIGERASVTVMAALLDTAGITVTTSDEAPIRTDSTFGNARPLAMPTREFLLPLAAQSFSSGSVLLLPGFLGVDRRGRRTTLGRGGSDYSGALVAAALGAERLEIWSDVDGLLAADPRWVPRAATLPAVSYREAEQLARFGAKVLDRRTPRPLKNLAIPIHLRNTFRPAAPGTRVLDGPDRIQGLALATCRAYFQSDGPDDGALVLFRPNGEAVRVRTLEVQAARSGPRTAVPVSLLAALSSPFGGPELNEILARVGVTPLAEKGGGVHLMLLPENDLPRAMVALHQGAGAYFRRRKAS from the coding sequence ATGACCGGGCCGTCCCCTCGGGTGCTGAAGTTCGGCGGCTCGTCCCTCGCCTCGACGGAGGGTCGCCGCAACGCCCTGGCGATCATCGAACGGTCCTACCGCCGCGGACCCGTCGCAGTGGTGGTCTCCGCTCTGGGCGGGGTGACGGATCACCTCGCCGCCGCCGTCGAGATGGGAGGCCGCGGCCTCGACGAGGCCCTGCGGGCAGTGCATCTGCGGGCGTTGACCGAATCCCTCGGCGCGGCCCCATCCGACGCCGTCGCGCAGCCGCTAGGCGAGCTGTTCGAGGAACTGAAGGAAGTGCTGCGGCGAGAGCCCGAAGACCTGCGCAGGCGCGAGTCTCGAGATCGGGTGTTGTCCATCGGCGAGCGCGCCTCGGTGACCGTGATGGCTGCCCTGCTGGATACCGCCGGCATCACGGTGACGACCTCTGACGAGGCGCCGATCCGCACCGACTCGACCTTTGGCAACGCCCGGCCCCTCGCTATGCCCACCCGAGAGTTTCTCTTGCCCCTGGCGGCACAAAGCTTCAGCTCCGGCTCGGTCCTGCTTCTGCCGGGTTTCCTCGGGGTCGACCGGCGAGGCCGCCGGACGACCCTTGGCCGCGGTGGCTCGGACTACTCCGGGGCACTGGTGGCGGCCGCCTTGGGGGCGGAGCGGCTGGAAATCTGGAGCGATGTCGACGGCCTGTTGGCGGCGGACCCGCGCTGGGTGCCGCGGGCCGCGACGCTGCCGGCGGTGTCCTACCGGGAGGCGGAGCAACTGGCGCGCTTCGGGGCCAAAGTCCTGGACCGGAGGACGCCGCGGCCGCTCAAGAACCTCGCAATCCCGATCCACCTGCGCAACACCTTTCGGCCGGCCGCTCCGGGCACGCGGGTGCTGGACGGTCCCGACCGCATCCAGGGCCTCGCCTTGGCGACCTGTCGAGCCTACTTCCAGAGCGATGGGCCGGACGACGGCGCTCTCGTCCTCTTCCGCCCGAATGGCGAGGCGGTGCGGGTGCGCACCCTCGAAGTGCAGGCGGCTAGGAGCGGACCCCGGACGGCGGTGCCGGTGTCTCTCCTCGCCGCCCTCAGCTCGCCTTTCGGAGGACCGGAGCTGAACGAAATTCTGGCGCGGGTGGGGGTGACGCCGCTCGCCGAGAAAGGCGGCGGCGTCCACCTGATGCTGCTGCCGGAAAACGATCTGCCGCGCGCGATGGTCGCCCTGCACCAGGGCGCGGGTGCCTACTTTCGCAGAAGGAAGGCTTCCTAG
- a CDS encoding ABC transporter permease, protein MLWLENFVVAFGALRANKMRAVLTTLGIVIGVAAVIAVVSIVQGLQFLVVGQLQDVGATYLRVLPRIAFVAPGQVSRPVLLTNEDVEAIARQVPDIDAISPLVFGNETLKYKELQYRPTFVAGTDESWQEVVNQYVARGRFFSTVDVQRRRKVAVVGQTVVEELELGDDPVGKEIYIGSVPVTVIGVMEETGQTLGQDGDDMVIVPFQTSLTLFGRRAADQVQVHVRVSDTGAIEGVRDRIRRLLRQRHELGDEDADDFQIQTQDDILDLFTSILGGVTAVVAGVVSVALVVGGIGIMNIMLVSVTERTREIGLRKAVGARKQDIMMQFLIEAIALSFVGGALGVALGFGLGAAVTALVPIDLPPAHVPFWAVALAFGFSAVVGVFFGIYPAGKAAALDPIEALRYE, encoded by the coding sequence GTGCTCTGGTTAGAAAACTTCGTCGTCGCCTTTGGCGCGCTGCGGGCCAATAAGATGCGCGCCGTGCTCACCACCTTGGGCATCGTGATCGGCGTAGCGGCGGTGATCGCCGTGGTGTCCATCGTCCAGGGCCTTCAGTTCCTGGTGGTGGGGCAGCTCCAGGACGTCGGCGCCACCTACCTGCGGGTGCTGCCCCGGATCGCCTTCGTCGCGCCAGGGCAGGTCAGCCGGCCGGTGCTGCTGACCAATGAAGACGTCGAGGCCATCGCCCGGCAGGTGCCGGACATCGACGCCATCTCACCCCTTGTCTTCGGCAACGAAACCCTCAAGTACAAGGAGCTCCAGTACCGGCCCACCTTCGTCGCCGGCACCGATGAGAGCTGGCAGGAGGTGGTCAATCAGTACGTCGCCCGCGGGCGGTTCTTCTCTACCGTCGACGTGCAGCGGCGCCGCAAGGTGGCGGTGGTAGGGCAGACGGTGGTGGAAGAACTCGAACTCGGCGACGACCCGGTGGGCAAGGAGATCTACATCGGCTCCGTGCCGGTGACGGTGATCGGGGTGATGGAGGAAACCGGCCAGACCCTCGGCCAGGATGGCGACGACATGGTGATTGTGCCCTTCCAAACCTCTTTGACCCTGTTTGGCCGGCGCGCCGCCGACCAGGTGCAGGTGCACGTGCGGGTGAGCGATACGGGAGCCATCGAGGGGGTGCGGGACCGCATCCGCCGGTTGCTCCGCCAGCGCCACGAGCTCGGCGACGAGGACGCCGACGACTTCCAGATCCAGACCCAGGACGACATTCTCGACCTCTTCACCTCGATCCTCGGCGGCGTCACGGCGGTGGTGGCCGGCGTGGTGAGCGTGGCCCTGGTGGTCGGCGGCATCGGCATCATGAACATCATGCTGGTGTCCGTCACCGAACGCACCCGGGAGATCGGTCTGCGCAAGGCGGTGGGCGCCCGCAAGCAGGACATCATGATGCAGTTCTTGATCGAGGCGATCGCCCTTTCCTTCGTCGGCGGGGCCCTGGGGGTGGCCCTCGGCTTCGGCCTGGGCGCGGCGGTGACCGCCCTGGTGCCGATCGACCTGCCGCCGGCCCACGTCCCGTTTTGGGCCGTCGCCCTGGCCTTCGGCTTCTCGGCGGTCGTCGGGGTGTTCTTCGGCATCTACCCGGCCGGCAAGGCCGCCGCCCTCGATCCGATCGAAGCGCTGCGCTACGAGTAG
- a CDS encoding ABC transporter ATP-binding protein, which yields MGEVEVRALDGIDLTIERGEYLAIMGASGSGKSTLMNLLGCLDTPTSGSYRLNGVAVEELEDEDLAAIRNQEIGFVFQTFNLLARTSALANVELPLIYAGSSRKERRQRALDALERVGLGDRVDHQPNELSGGQRQRVAIARALVNGPSILLADEPTGNLDTRTSEEIMILFDALHQAGNTVILVTHEDDIAEHTHRQVVLRDGRILTDHALQPAGAPAGG from the coding sequence ATGGGCGAGGTCGAAGTGCGTGCCCTGGACGGCATCGACTTGACCATCGAGCGCGGCGAGTACCTGGCGATCATGGGCGCTTCGGGCAGCGGCAAGTCCACCCTGATGAACCTCCTCGGCTGCCTCGACACGCCGACCTCCGGCAGCTATCGCCTCAACGGCGTGGCGGTGGAGGAACTGGAGGATGAGGACCTGGCGGCGATCCGCAACCAGGAGATCGGCTTCGTCTTTCAGACCTTCAATCTGCTGGCCCGCACCAGCGCCCTGGCCAACGTCGAGCTGCCGCTGATCTATGCCGGCTCCTCGCGCAAGGAGCGCCGCCAGCGGGCCCTCGACGCCCTGGAGCGGGTGGGCCTGGGGGATCGCGTGGACCACCAGCCGAACGAACTCTCCGGCGGCCAGCGGCAGCGCGTCGCCATCGCCCGGGCGCTGGTCAACGGCCCCTCCATCCTGCTCGCCGACGAGCCGACCGGGAACCTCGACACCCGCACCTCGGAAGAGATCATGATCCTATTCGACGCCCTCCACCAGGCCGGCAACACCGTCATCCTGGTCACCCACGAGGACGACATTGCCGAGCACACCCACCGCCAGGTGGTGCTGCGGGACGGCAGAATCCTCACCGACCATGCGCTGCAACCGGCGGGCGCGCCGGCCGGCGGATGA